From the Candidatus Melainabacteria bacterium genome, one window contains:
- a CDS encoding DinB family protein, with translation MITRPKPEEYNPYYAKYVGMVPDDSPLLVLNRLKESSYRLFNELSDDKAHFAYADGKWTVKEVLGHIIDAERTFGYRLFSFSRDYAELPSFDQNVYVSNGNFNSRTIQNLASEFRTTRESNIYLIESLTDEQLDRKGVASGNEVTVRALIYMLIGHELHHLSVLNERYFS, from the coding sequence ATGATAACCAGACCAAAACCTGAAGAATATAATCCCTATTACGCTAAATACGTCGGCATGGTGCCAGATGATTCCCCGCTCTTGGTGCTAAACAGGTTGAAGGAATCGAGCTATAGATTGTTCAACGAGCTCAGCGATGACAAAGCTCACTTTGCCTATGCTGATGGCAAATGGACTGTGAAGGAAGTGTTGGGGCATATCATAGACGCAGAGCGTACCTTCGGGTATCGTTTGTTTTCCTTCTCGCGCGATTATGCGGAACTGCCTTCATTTGACCAGAATGTATACGTGAGTAATGGTAATTTCAACAGTCGCACTATACAAAATCTCGCTTCTGAGTTCAGGACAACACGCGAATCCAACATCTACCTTATAGAGTCTCTTACTGACGAACAACTGGATCGTAAAGGCGTTGCAAGCGGAAATGAAGTCACGGTGCGGGCTCTAATTTACATGCTTATCGGGCATGAGTTGCATCACTTGAGTGTATTGAACGAACGGTATTTTAGCTGA